The Verrucomicrobiales bacterium genome contains a region encoding:
- a CDS encoding O-antigen ligase family protein — translation MRSYDWLLLAALALTLLDLSGFSTGLSLGHVNTLFFAACLGKGVRAWTFSQDIERCRFDHATYIIFSLVCILTFLSLLPNVSFDTLYRGELRWNGIWGNPNTYGTFAGLGLLLAAGLLWVWIRIAPENRKAMSCGTLEDWKRRSHIGRPEGPSHPGFRFPRSFRLKGSVVCCLASLWMVIALLHSYSRGAWVATIVGGVYIGVGAGTLRLARLPAWMRSNVRQLALLLLSAAVLAGYQLADTNWSLAGRLFSILNINDFSWTNRIAAWFGAVEIVADFPIFGVGLDRVELIYKEFYSIHRLAETGAIQRNDFLLMAAGCGLPATFSLLTYFAGCLLCTKDTRTEQPKVPKRIGQPQSALDLERFQLLCRGGAIFLILTFALDGGLFELGTSAVFFMLLELGRRDMILSSYYSHLSSALPRICPSPIRTTCKPV, via the coding sequence ATGCGTAGCTATGATTGGCTTTTGCTAGCAGCTCTAGCTCTGACTTTGCTTGATTTGAGCGGCTTTTCAACTGGATTGTCCTTGGGGCATGTCAATACTTTGTTCTTCGCCGCGTGCCTTGGGAAGGGGGTACGCGCTTGGACCTTTAGTCAGGACATTGAGCGATGTCGATTCGATCATGCGACCTACATAATCTTTTCTCTTGTTTGCATTCTGACGTTCTTATCCCTGTTGCCTAATGTGTCTTTTGACACTTTGTATCGCGGAGAGCTTCGATGGAATGGCATCTGGGGAAATCCAAATACGTACGGAACCTTTGCGGGGCTCGGTTTGCTCCTTGCAGCAGGGTTGTTGTGGGTTTGGATAAGAATTGCTCCAGAGAATCGCAAAGCCATGTCATGCGGCACCCTTGAAGATTGGAAGCGCCGGAGCCATATTGGTAGACCAGAAGGACCTTCACACCCTGGTTTCCGATTTCCGCGGTCTTTCCGGTTGAAAGGCTCTGTGGTCTGTTGCTTGGCGAGCCTATGGATGGTGATCGCATTGTTGCATAGTTACAGCCGGGGTGCTTGGGTGGCGACTATTGTGGGCGGTGTCTACATTGGTGTGGGAGCGGGGACGCTCCGTCTCGCTCGCCTCCCTGCCTGGATGCGCAGCAATGTAAGACAATTGGCTTTATTACTCCTTAGCGCAGCGGTATTGGCGGGGTATCAGTTGGCCGATACGAACTGGAGCTTAGCTGGCCGCCTCTTCTCGATTCTTAATATCAATGATTTTTCTTGGACAAACCGAATAGCGGCATGGTTTGGTGCTGTGGAGATAGTTGCCGATTTTCCGATATTCGGCGTGGGGTTGGATCGAGTTGAACTGATCTACAAAGAGTTCTACTCAATCCACAGGTTGGCAGAAACAGGCGCAATCCAGCGCAACGACTTTCTTCTTATGGCTGCAGGTTGTGGTCTACCCGCGACGTTCAGCCTCTTAACCTACTTCGCTGGTTGCCTGTTGTGCACCAAAGACACACGAACCGAGCAACCAAAAGTCCCTAAGCGGATAGGTCAACCTCAATCGGCCCTTGATCTGGAGAGGTTTCAGCTTTTGTGTCGGGGTGGTGCCATCTTCTTGATCCTGACATTCGCTCTGGACGGAGGATTGTTCGAACTTGGAACCTCCGCAGTTTTTTTTATGCTTTTGGAACTTGGCAGGCGGGATATGATTCTCTCATCGTATTATAGTCACTTGAGTTCTGCATTACCCCGTATTTGCCCAAGTCCCATAAGAACCACGTGCAAACCAGTGTGA